CATCAGCTATACAAGATCCAAATTTGATTGATGAAGCAGCTAAGAAATTTGGCTCGCAATGTGTTGTAGTAGCGATTGATGCTAAAAAGATCGAAAATGGCTATAGTGTTTTTATAAATGGTGGCAGGATCGATACCAAAAAAGATACCTTTGCTTGGGCAAAAGAGGTTGAGTCACGCGGAGCGGGGGAGATATTGCTAACGTCCATGGATAACGATGGCGTCAAACAAGGCTTTAATCTTGAGTTAACAAAGATATTTAGTACGCTTTCTATACCGACTATTGCAAGCGGCGGAGCTGGTAAGATGGAGCACTTTAAAGAGGCTTTTGAGGCCGGGGCTGATGCGTGTTTAGCTGCTTCGATATTTCACTTTGGCGAAATCGAGATAAAAAAGCTAAAAGAGTATCTCAAGGCAAATGGCGTTGAGGTTAGGCTCTGATGTTAGTTATCTCTGCTGGAAAAAATGAAATTTTTGACTTTGCTTTACCAATGGGTGTGGGACTAGTTGATATGGCGATAAATTTGACAAAATTTTTACAGAAACGAGCATGTATTGGAGCGGATGGAAAGAGTATAAATTTAAAAAATATCGATCCGCACTATCTTGCAAAGATCGAAGCTAAATTTGCAAACTCATCAAATCCAGAGCTACAAAATCTAAGCCAAAATTTATCAAAAAATCCTGAACAAAATTTGTATCAGATGCCAGAAAAAATAGTTTTCGTTGGCTCGGCAGGTCTTTATAAAAATGGTGAAATTTTGCAAATTTATGAAAGCTCAGTTGGGGCAAATGTCGAAATTTCCAGCGTAGAAAATAGAT
This Campylobacter concisus DNA region includes the following protein-coding sequences:
- the hisF gene encoding imidazole glycerol phosphate synthase subunit HisF — translated: MNHFAKRIISCLDVKDGRVVKGVNFVGLVDAGDPVEIAKRYNDEGADELCFLDITASHLGRDTIVDVVKKVASKLFIPLTVGGGIRTLDDISRLLNAGCDKVSLNSSAIQDPNLIDEAAKKFGSQCVVVAIDAKKIENGYSVFINGGRIDTKKDTFAWAKEVESRGAGEILLTSMDNDGVKQGFNLELTKIFSTLSIPTIASGGAGKMEHFKEAFEAGADACLAASIFHFGEIEIKKLKEYLKANGVEVRL
- a CDS encoding purine-nucleoside phosphorylase gives rise to the protein MLVISAGKNEIFDFALPMGVGLVDMAINLTKFLQKRACIGADGKSINLKNIDPHYLAKIEAKFANSSNPELQNLSQNLSKNPEQNLYQMPEKIVFVGSAGLYKNGEILQIYESSVGANVEISSVENRSYSPIEYEISSIVSRGTVKTNSSNFITTDKNLAHKMFEKGYFLENMEFYSVLKVAQIFKIPAYGIFVATNFCNKNAHADFIKNHAEAKKILTKYIKENM